A single region of the Streptomyces virginiae genome encodes:
- the ribD gene encoding bifunctional diaminohydroxyphosphoribosylaminopyrimidine deaminase/5-amino-6-(5-phosphoribosylamino)uracil reductase RibD: protein MRRAIELAARGLGSTSPNPVVGCVITDASGAVVGEGWHQRAGGPHAEVHALRAAGAAAHGGTAYVTLEPCNHTGRTGPCAQALAGAGITRVVYAVSDPNPQASGGGATLRAAGIDIAAGLLADEAEAGNAAWLTSVRLGRPHVTWKYAATLDGRSAAADGSSRWITSAESRADVHRLRAESDAVLVGGGTLRADDPHLAVRGVEGATQPLRIALDTRAALRPTARILDDAAPTLLVVGEDADTRHLPGVELLRLPLHDGRVGVHDLLTPLFRRGIRSVLLEGGPTLAGAFLEAGAVDRVIGYLAPALLGAGPAALADAGIKNISDAQRLDITEAVRIGPDLRITAVPVPVTTSTATKEH, encoded by the coding sequence ATGCGCCGAGCCATCGAGCTCGCCGCCCGCGGACTCGGCTCCACCAGCCCCAACCCGGTCGTCGGCTGCGTCATCACCGACGCCTCGGGCGCCGTCGTCGGCGAGGGCTGGCACCAGCGGGCCGGCGGCCCGCACGCCGAGGTCCACGCCCTGCGCGCCGCCGGAGCGGCCGCCCACGGCGGCACCGCCTACGTCACCCTCGAACCCTGCAACCACACCGGCCGTACCGGGCCCTGCGCCCAGGCCCTCGCAGGCGCCGGGATCACCCGCGTGGTCTACGCCGTCTCCGACCCGAACCCGCAGGCCAGCGGCGGCGGAGCCACCCTGCGCGCGGCCGGGATCGACATCGCGGCCGGACTCCTCGCGGACGAGGCCGAGGCCGGCAACGCCGCCTGGCTGACCTCCGTACGCCTGGGCCGGCCCCACGTCACCTGGAAGTACGCCGCCACCCTCGACGGCCGCAGCGCCGCCGCCGACGGCAGCAGCCGCTGGATCACCTCCGCCGAGTCCCGGGCCGACGTCCACCGGCTCCGCGCCGAGAGCGACGCCGTCCTCGTCGGCGGCGGCACCCTGCGCGCCGACGACCCGCACCTCGCCGTCCGCGGCGTCGAAGGCGCCACCCAGCCGCTGCGCATCGCCCTCGACACCCGCGCCGCACTCCGGCCGACCGCCCGCATCCTCGACGACGCCGCGCCCACGCTGCTCGTCGTCGGCGAGGACGCCGACACCCGGCACCTGCCCGGCGTCGAACTGCTCCGGCTGCCCCTGCACGACGGCCGCGTCGGCGTCCACGACCTCCTCACCCCCCTCTTCCGGCGCGGCATCCGCTCCGTCCTGCTGGAAGGCGGGCCCACGCTGGCCGGCGCCTTCCTGGAGGCCGGCGCCGTCGACCGCGTCATCGGCTACCTCGCCCCGGCCCTGCTCGGCGCCGGCCCCGCGGCCCTCGCCGACGCCGGGATCAAGAACATCTCCGATGCGCAGCGCCTCGACATCACCGAAGCCGTCCGCATCGGCCCCGATCTCCGCATCACCGCAGTTCCCGTCCCCGTCACCACCTCCACCGCCACCAAGGAGCACTGA
- a CDS encoding bifunctional 3,4-dihydroxy-2-butanone-4-phosphate synthase/GTP cyclohydrolase II, whose protein sequence is MTSLKPVPDIPEETFRLDPVEQAIRDIAAGRPVVVVDDEDRENEGDLVIAAEKATPEIIAFMMSECRGLICAPMEGPELERLELPQMVQNNTESMKTAFTVSVDASAAHGVTTGISAADRATTLRLLADGVSEPGDFVRPGHIFPLRAKPGGVLVRNGHTEAAVDLARLAGLRPAGAIVEIAGEDGVMLRLPELIPFARKHGLTIISIEDLIAYRRSAEPTVRREAEVSLPTAFGEFTAYGYRSTVDGVEHVALVHGEIGDGTDMLVRMHSECLTGDIFASQRCDCGPQLHASMERIKTDGRGIVVYLRGHEGRGIGLLSKLRAYELQERGRDTLDANLELGLPADARDYGAGAQILADLGVHSVRLMTNNPEKSDALVRHGIEVTSRESMPMEAGEHNLRYLRTKRDRMGHDLPWLDGPVTTSACGNQ, encoded by the coding sequence ATGACCAGCCTCAAGCCCGTGCCCGACATCCCCGAAGAGACCTTCCGCCTCGACCCCGTCGAGCAGGCCATCCGCGACATCGCGGCGGGCCGACCCGTCGTCGTCGTCGACGACGAGGACCGCGAGAACGAGGGCGACCTCGTCATCGCCGCCGAGAAGGCCACGCCCGAGATCATCGCCTTCATGATGAGTGAGTGCCGCGGCCTGATCTGCGCCCCCATGGAGGGCCCCGAGCTGGAGCGCCTCGAACTCCCGCAGATGGTCCAGAACAACACCGAGTCGATGAAGACCGCCTTCACCGTCTCCGTCGACGCGAGCGCCGCCCACGGCGTCACCACCGGCATCTCGGCCGCCGACCGCGCCACCACCCTGCGCCTGCTCGCCGACGGGGTCTCCGAGCCCGGAGACTTCGTCCGCCCCGGCCACATCTTCCCGCTGCGCGCCAAGCCCGGCGGCGTCCTGGTCCGCAACGGCCACACCGAGGCCGCCGTCGACCTCGCCCGCCTCGCGGGCCTGCGCCCGGCCGGCGCCATCGTGGAGATCGCCGGCGAGGACGGCGTCATGCTGCGCCTGCCCGAGCTGATCCCCTTCGCCCGCAAGCACGGCCTGACGATCATCTCCATCGAGGACCTGATCGCCTACCGCCGTTCCGCCGAACCCACCGTGCGCCGCGAGGCCGAGGTCAGCCTGCCGACGGCCTTCGGCGAGTTCACCGCCTACGGCTACCGCTCCACCGTCGACGGCGTCGAGCATGTCGCCCTCGTCCACGGCGAGATCGGCGACGGCACCGACATGCTGGTCCGCATGCACTCCGAGTGCCTCACCGGCGACATCTTCGCCTCCCAGCGCTGCGACTGCGGCCCCCAGCTGCACGCCTCCATGGAACGCATCAAGACGGACGGCCGCGGCATCGTCGTCTACCTGCGCGGCCACGAGGGCCGCGGCATCGGACTCCTGTCCAAGCTGCGCGCGTACGAGCTCCAGGAGCGCGGCCGCGACACCCTCGACGCCAACCTGGAACTCGGCCTGCCCGCCGACGCCCGCGACTACGGCGCCGGCGCGCAGATCCTCGCCGACCTCGGCGTGCACAGCGTCCGGCTGATGACCAACAACCCCGAGAAGTCCGACGCCCTCGTCCGGCACGGCATCGAGGTCACCAGCCGGGAGTCCATGCCGATGGAGGCCGGCGAGCACAATCTGCGGTACCTGCGCACCAAGCGGGACCGGATGGGTCACGACCTGCCCTGGCTGGACGGGCCCGTGACCACCTCCGCCTGCGGCAACCAGTAA
- the ribH gene encoding 6,7-dimethyl-8-ribityllumazine synthase: MSGKGAPELSVKNCGDLRVAVIAAQWHEKVMDGLVDGALRALHELGIDEPTLLRVPGSFELPVVAKVLAGRGYDAIVALGVVIRGGTPHFDYVCQGVTQGLVQVSIDTGVPVGFGVLTCDNDEQALDRAGLEGSNEDKGHEAVTAAVSTAMTLRTVSEPWR; this comes from the coding sequence GTGAGCGGCAAGGGCGCACCCGAACTGAGCGTGAAGAACTGCGGAGACCTGCGAGTCGCCGTGATCGCGGCCCAGTGGCACGAGAAGGTCATGGACGGACTGGTCGACGGAGCCCTGCGGGCCCTGCACGAGCTGGGCATCGACGAGCCCACCCTGCTCCGCGTCCCCGGCAGCTTCGAGCTCCCGGTCGTGGCGAAGGTACTGGCCGGTCGCGGTTACGATGCCATCGTCGCCCTCGGAGTGGTCATCCGCGGCGGCACCCCGCACTTCGACTACGTCTGCCAGGGCGTCACCCAGGGCCTGGTACAGGTGTCGATCGACACCGGAGTCCCCGTCGGCTTCGGAGTACTGACCTGCGACAACGACGAGCAGGCGCTGGACCGCGCCGGCCTCGAGGGGTCGAACGAGGACAAGGGGCACGAAGCGGTCACCGCCGCCGTCTCCACCGCCATGACCCTGCGCACCGTCAGCGAACCCTGGCGCTGA
- a CDS encoding MFS transporter: MTGDTDLSPARLRHARYAIAAVFCTHGAVTGSFATRIPWIQEHAQLSAGTLGLALAAPAVGAALAMPLAGRINHWLGARTALRVLLSLWTLSLILPSLAPNLPTLCFVLFVYGATAGMSDVAMNALGVETENRLGRSIMSSLHGMWSVGALLGSAAGTVAAHTGADARLHHLVAALVLTALGLFAVQGVLDLRADQEAPAPPHFALPPKSALLIGAVGFCAVFAEGASLDWSAVYLRDVLHTDAGLAAASTTAFALTMAVARLVGDRVVDRFGAVRTVRAGGVVATLGGLLVVGVRHPAGALAGFGLIGLGIAVVVPLAFAAAGRSGPAPAQAIAGVATITYTSGLIAPSAIGAVADATSLVVSFGLVTLLAFGLIAGAAVLRPAAPVGQAGDDLGGATAKAGSPDLDEPARTRP; this comes from the coding sequence ATGACCGGGGACACCGACCTCAGCCCGGCGCGCCTGCGCCATGCCCGTTACGCCATCGCCGCCGTCTTCTGCACCCACGGTGCCGTCACCGGCTCCTTCGCCACCCGTATCCCGTGGATCCAGGAGCACGCGCAGCTCAGCGCGGGCACCCTGGGCCTGGCCCTCGCCGCGCCCGCCGTGGGCGCGGCCCTCGCGATGCCGCTGGCGGGCCGGATCAACCACTGGCTCGGTGCCCGGACCGCGCTGCGGGTGCTGCTCTCGCTGTGGACCCTCTCGCTGATCCTGCCGAGCCTCGCCCCGAACCTGCCCACCCTCTGCTTCGTGCTCTTCGTCTACGGCGCCACCGCCGGCATGTCGGACGTGGCGATGAACGCGCTCGGCGTGGAGACGGAGAACCGGCTGGGCCGTTCGATCATGTCCTCGCTGCACGGCATGTGGAGCGTGGGCGCCCTGCTCGGTTCGGCCGCGGGTACCGTCGCCGCACACACCGGGGCCGACGCCCGGCTGCACCACCTGGTCGCCGCGCTGGTCCTCACGGCGTTGGGACTGTTCGCCGTACAAGGGGTGCTGGACCTGAGGGCCGACCAGGAGGCGCCGGCGCCGCCGCACTTCGCGCTGCCGCCGAAGTCGGCGCTGCTGATCGGGGCCGTCGGGTTCTGCGCGGTCTTCGCCGAGGGCGCGAGCCTGGACTGGTCGGCCGTCTACCTGCGGGACGTGCTGCACACGGACGCCGGCCTGGCGGCGGCCTCCACCACCGCCTTCGCGCTGACGATGGCCGTGGCCCGGCTGGTCGGGGACCGGGTGGTGGACCGGTTCGGGGCGGTGCGCACGGTCCGGGCCGGCGGGGTGGTGGCCACCCTGGGCGGGCTGCTCGTGGTCGGGGTCCGGCATCCGGCGGGTGCGCTGGCCGGGTTCGGGCTGATCGGGCTGGGTATCGCGGTGGTGGTCCCGCTGGCCTTCGCGGCGGCGGGGCGCAGCGGTCCGGCCCCGGCGCAGGCCATCGCCGGTGTCGCGACGATCACGTACACCTCGGGGTTGATCGCGCCGTCGGCGATCGGTGCGGTGGCGGACGCGACCTCGCTGGTGGTGTCCTTCGGGCTGGTGACCCTGCTGGCGTTCGGCCTGATCGCCGGCGCCGCGGTACTGCGCCCGGCGGCTCCGGTGGGGCAGGCTGGGGACGATCTCGGCGGGGCGACGGCGAAGGCCGGCTCCCCCGACCTCGACGAACCGGCCCGAACCCGCCCGTAA
- a CDS encoding SDR family oxidoreductase — MSTILVTGGTGTLGVLVVDRLRDAGHEVRALSRHAPDHPVDLTDGSGLDAAMAGAEVVVHCASDTRGGGKNDEVAARHLVDAARRAGTVTNIVYISIVGVDVVPLGYYRTKLRVERLLEASGLGLTVLRTTQFHDLVAQLVETAAKLPLVAPVPGGVRVQPIAVGEVADRLAELAVPTPSGRVTDMGGPEIHTLPDLARIYLAATGRHRRVIPFPLAGKAYAGFKRGGHLTPSHAAGRLTFAEFAKLKARR; from the coding sequence ATGAGCACCATCCTCGTCACCGGCGGCACCGGCACCCTCGGCGTACTGGTCGTGGACCGGCTCCGCGACGCGGGACACGAGGTCCGGGCACTGAGCCGGCACGCCCCCGACCACCCGGTCGACCTGACGGACGGCAGCGGGCTGGACGCGGCGATGGCGGGCGCGGAGGTGGTGGTGCACTGCGCGAGCGACACGCGCGGCGGGGGCAAGAACGACGAGGTCGCCGCCCGGCACCTCGTCGACGCGGCCCGACGCGCGGGGACCGTCACCAACATCGTCTACATCTCGATCGTCGGGGTGGACGTGGTGCCGCTCGGCTACTACCGGACGAAGCTGCGGGTCGAACGGCTGCTGGAGGCCTCCGGCCTGGGGCTGACCGTCCTGCGCACCACGCAGTTCCACGACCTGGTGGCGCAGCTGGTGGAGACGGCGGCGAAGCTGCCGCTCGTCGCGCCGGTGCCGGGCGGGGTACGGGTCCAGCCGATCGCCGTCGGCGAGGTCGCGGACCGCCTCGCGGAGCTGGCGGTGCCCACCCCGTCGGGCCGGGTCACGGACATGGGCGGCCCGGAGATCCACACCCTGCCGGACCTGGCCCGCATCTACCTGGCCGCTACGGGCCGCCACCGCCGGGTGATCCCCTTCCCCCTGGCGGGCAAGGCCTACGCGGGCTTCAAGCGCGGCGGCCACCTGACCCCGTCCCACGCGGCGGGCCGCCTCACGTTCGCGGAGTTCGCGAAGCTCAAGGCCCGACGGTAG
- a CDS encoding RNA polymerase sigma-70 factor has product MITHITASDADFEENRPRMFGIAYRMLGSAAEAEDTVQEAYLRWASADREEIEHPGAWLAKVVTNLCLNTLTSARVRREAYVGPWLPEPVLTGDGTLGPLESAEQRDSVSMALLVLLEQLTPVERAVYVLREAFAYSHKEIAAVLDLTEANCRQLYRRAAGRVAAERAAAPERRFEPDPERWQSLVETFMTAARDGDLARLEGLLTADVRFVSDGGGVVNAALRPILGREKVARFAVGVLKKFAGDLPVGVAEINGVPALLFGETAVLLVEFENGLVSGLSTVLNPEKLEFLRGQLSHS; this is encoded by the coding sequence GTGATCACACACATCACCGCGTCCGACGCGGACTTCGAGGAGAACCGTCCCCGGATGTTCGGCATCGCCTACCGCATGCTCGGCTCGGCCGCGGAGGCCGAGGACACCGTGCAGGAGGCGTACCTGCGCTGGGCGTCCGCGGACCGCGAGGAGATCGAACACCCCGGCGCCTGGCTCGCCAAGGTCGTCACGAACCTGTGCCTCAACACCCTCACCTCGGCGCGGGTCCGGCGCGAGGCGTACGTCGGCCCCTGGCTCCCGGAGCCCGTCCTCACCGGCGACGGCACGCTCGGCCCGCTGGAGTCCGCGGAGCAACGGGACAGCGTGTCCATGGCCCTGCTGGTACTGCTGGAGCAGCTCACCCCGGTCGAGCGAGCCGTCTACGTACTGCGCGAAGCCTTCGCCTACAGCCACAAGGAGATCGCCGCAGTCCTCGACCTGACCGAGGCGAACTGCCGACAGCTCTACCGGCGGGCGGCCGGCCGGGTGGCCGCCGAACGGGCCGCCGCGCCCGAACGGCGCTTCGAACCGGACCCCGAACGGTGGCAGAGCCTCGTGGAAACCTTCATGACGGCGGCCCGCGACGGGGACCTGGCCCGGCTGGAAGGGCTGCTGACGGCCGACGTCCGGTTCGTGTCGGACGGCGGCGGCGTGGTCAACGCGGCCCTGCGGCCGATCCTGGGCCGGGAGAAGGTCGCCCGCTTCGCGGTCGGTGTGCTCAAGAAGTTCGCCGGGGACCTGCCGGTCGGCGTCGCGGAGATCAACGGAGTACCGGCGCTGCTCTTCGGCGAGACCGCCGTTCTTCTGGTGGAATTCGAGAACGGGCTGGTCAGCGGGCTCAGCACGGTACTCAACCCGGAGAAGCTGGAATTCCTCCGGGGGCAGTTGTCACATTCCTGA
- a CDS encoding ROK family transcriptional regulator, with product MGAVTPAPTSTQVPAPASPSTARAINDRLALQLLQESGPLTATQLKTMTGLSRPSVADLVDRLTEAGLIEIAGESGEQRRGPNAKLYGIVADRAHLAALDVRTDRVTAVVTDLLGHRLAEAALPVGAPEDAVAALLRTAREAGAAELHTVVIGAPGLVAPATGELRDTSGLPAWHRDLVTALQRSLPAVVVVENETNLAALAEQRLGVARDLDSFVLLWLGAGVGAAVVLDGRLRRGASGGAGEIGFLPVPGTTGLPSAEDCAGGFHALVGREAVTALARAHGFAGPAEEAVAGAAGEPFLEALAERLALGAAAAAAILDPGCVVLAGELGRAGGPALAARVAHRVAKLTPVPTEIRATTLGDPAVLAGAELAAREAAQAVLFGG from the coding sequence ATGGGCGCCGTGACTCCTGCCCCCACCAGCACCCAGGTACCGGCCCCGGCCTCGCCCAGCACGGCCCGGGCCATCAACGACCGCCTCGCCCTGCAACTCCTCCAGGAATCCGGGCCGCTGACGGCCACCCAGCTCAAGACCATGACCGGCCTCTCCCGCCCCTCGGTCGCCGACCTGGTCGACCGGCTCACCGAGGCCGGACTCATCGAGATCGCCGGCGAATCCGGCGAACAGCGCCGAGGCCCCAACGCCAAGCTGTACGGGATCGTCGCCGACCGCGCCCACCTCGCCGCCCTCGACGTACGCACCGACCGGGTCACCGCCGTCGTCACCGACCTCCTCGGCCACCGCCTCGCCGAAGCCGCCCTGCCCGTCGGCGCCCCCGAGGACGCGGTGGCCGCCCTGCTGCGCACCGCGCGCGAAGCCGGAGCGGCCGAGCTGCACACCGTCGTCATAGGCGCCCCGGGCCTCGTCGCCCCGGCCACCGGCGAACTCCGCGACACCAGCGGCCTCCCCGCCTGGCACCGGGACCTGGTCACCGCCCTGCAGCGGAGCCTGCCCGCCGTGGTCGTCGTCGAGAACGAGACCAACCTGGCCGCCCTCGCCGAGCAGCGCCTGGGCGTGGCCCGCGACCTGGACTCCTTCGTCCTGCTGTGGCTCGGCGCGGGCGTGGGCGCGGCCGTGGTCCTGGACGGCCGGCTGCGCCGGGGCGCCTCCGGCGGCGCGGGCGAGATCGGCTTCCTCCCGGTGCCCGGCACCACCGGACTGCCGTCGGCCGAGGACTGCGCGGGCGGATTCCACGCCCTGGTGGGCCGCGAGGCCGTGACCGCGCTGGCGCGCGCACACGGTTTCGCGGGCCCGGCGGAGGAGGCCGTGGCCGGAGCCGCGGGGGAGCCCTTCCTCGAAGCCCTGGCCGAACGGCTCGCGCTGGGCGCGGCGGCGGCCGCGGCGATCCTGGACCCGGGCTGCGTGGTCCTGGCGGGCGAACTGGGCCGCGCCGGAGGCCCGGCCCTGGCCGCCCGGGTCGCCCACCGCGTGGCGAAACTGACCCCGGTCCCGACGGAGATCCGCGCCACCACCCTGGGCGACCCGGCCGTCCTGGCCGGAGCCGAACTGGCGGCGCGGGAGGCCGCACAGGCGGTGCTGTTCGGGGGGTAG
- a CDS encoding riboflavin synthase translates to MFTGIVEELGEVTAVEQLEEASRFRLRGPLVTEDARHGDSIAVNGVCLTVVETADGEFTADVMQETLNRSSLGALTAGSRVNLERPMALGGRLGGHLVQGHVDGTGEIISRTPSEHWEIVKVALPKNLSRYVVEKGSITVDGVSLTVVEAAADWFTISLIPTTLALTTLGIKQSGDPVNLEVDVLAKYVERLLAAGVDPLHADPAGDAR, encoded by the coding sequence GTGTTCACCGGAATCGTCGAAGAACTGGGCGAGGTCACCGCTGTCGAGCAGCTCGAGGAAGCCTCCCGCTTCCGGCTGCGCGGCCCCCTCGTCACCGAGGACGCCAGGCACGGTGACTCCATCGCGGTCAACGGCGTCTGCCTGACCGTCGTGGAGACCGCGGACGGCGAGTTCACCGCCGACGTCATGCAGGAGACCCTCAACCGCTCCAGCCTCGGCGCCCTGACCGCGGGCTCCCGGGTCAACCTGGAGCGCCCCATGGCCCTCGGCGGACGGCTCGGCGGCCACCTGGTCCAGGGGCACGTGGACGGCACCGGCGAGATCATCTCCCGGACCCCCTCCGAGCACTGGGAGATCGTCAAGGTCGCCCTCCCGAAGAACCTCTCCCGCTACGTCGTCGAGAAGGGCTCCATCACGGTCGACGGCGTCAGCCTCACCGTCGTCGAGGCCGCCGCCGACTGGTTCACCATCAGCCTCATCCCCACCACCCTCGCGCTGACCACCCTCGGCATCAAGCAGAGCGGCGACCCGGTCAACCTGGAGGTCGACGTCCTCGCGAAGTACGTCGAGCGCCTCCTGGCCGCCGGCGTGGACCCGCTGCACGCCGACCCGGCAGGAGACGCCCGGTGA
- a CDS encoding chitinase C-terminal domain-containing protein has product MLSPTRTRAMLLASGAAIAGLLVGGLSAGVSHAADNEGCRPDGLYKTAGVDVPYCSVYDAEGREKMGADHQRRVIGYFTGWRTGKDGTPAYLANNIPWSKVTHLNYAFAHVGADNKISVGSDGVNNAATGMTWPGVAGAEMDPALPYKGHFNQLTKFKKQYPNVKTLISVGGWAETGGYFGDDGNRVASGGFYSMATNADGSVNQAGIDTFADSSVEFIRKYGFNGVDIDYEYPTTMKDAGNPLDWQLANARRAGLVQGYAALMKSLREKLDRAGTADGKHYLLSVAAPSSGYLLRGMETFQVQKYLDYVNIMSYDLHGAWNEYVGPNASLFDDGKDGELAAAGVYSTSQYGGIGYLNSDWAYHYFRGSMPGGRINIGLPYYTRGFKNVQGGTDGLWGKAPATTCPAGAGLTKCGDGAVGIDNLWHDKDTNGVESPAGSNPMWHAKNLEKGVVGDYVTKYGFPANTTLTGTYVRKYDSTLVAPWLWNAQKKVFLSTEDEQSVAAKADYVVNKGIGGTMVWELAGDYSYNAAKGQYEVGDTLTDTMYQKFKSASPYGAKKAGATALPTQAVDIRTEFTEFKLGDSNYPLTPKLKITNNTNATLPGGTEFRFDYGTSAPNNASDQSGFGTTVISSGHTGNNVGGLKGDFQRVSLKLPAWQTLAPGASVDLAFNYYLPVSTPSNWTVTISGTTYALAGDLARGTTLVQPGSTQPPTTPPTTPPTTPPTTPPTTPPTTPPGGTCTNPAYVARTIYNSGNVVSHKGRNWKAQWWTQNEEPGTTGDWGVWKDQGAC; this is encoded by the coding sequence ATGCTGTCCCCCACACGTACGAGAGCGATGCTCCTGGCATCCGGCGCAGCGATCGCCGGACTCCTGGTGGGCGGGCTCTCGGCGGGCGTCTCGCACGCGGCCGACAACGAGGGCTGTCGCCCCGACGGGCTGTACAAGACCGCCGGCGTCGACGTCCCGTACTGCTCGGTCTACGACGCCGAAGGCCGCGAGAAGATGGGCGCCGACCACCAGCGCCGCGTCATCGGATATTTCACGGGCTGGCGCACCGGCAAGGACGGCACCCCCGCCTACCTCGCCAACAACATCCCGTGGTCCAAGGTCACCCACCTGAACTACGCCTTCGCCCACGTGGGCGCCGACAACAAGATCTCCGTCGGCTCGGACGGCGTGAACAACGCCGCCACCGGGATGACCTGGCCCGGCGTCGCCGGCGCCGAGATGGACCCGGCCCTCCCCTACAAGGGCCACTTCAACCAGCTGACGAAGTTCAAGAAGCAGTACCCGAACGTCAAGACGCTGATCTCGGTCGGCGGCTGGGCGGAGACCGGCGGCTACTTCGGCGACGACGGCAACCGGGTCGCCTCCGGCGGCTTCTACTCGATGGCCACGAACGCCGACGGCTCGGTCAACCAGGCCGGCATCGACACCTTCGCCGACTCCTCGGTCGAGTTCATCCGCAAGTACGGCTTCAACGGCGTCGACATCGACTACGAGTACCCGACGACCATGAAGGACGCCGGCAACCCGCTGGACTGGCAGTTGGCCAACGCCCGCCGCGCCGGCCTGGTCCAGGGCTACGCCGCCCTCATGAAGTCCCTGCGCGAGAAGCTCGACCGCGCGGGCACCGCCGACGGCAAGCACTACCTGCTCTCCGTCGCCGCCCCCTCCTCCGGCTACCTGCTGCGCGGCATGGAGACCTTCCAGGTCCAGAAGTACCTGGACTACGTCAACATCATGTCCTACGACCTGCACGGCGCCTGGAACGAGTACGTCGGCCCCAACGCCTCGCTCTTCGACGACGGCAAGGACGGCGAACTCGCCGCGGCCGGCGTCTACTCCACCTCCCAGTACGGCGGCATCGGCTACCTCAACTCCGACTGGGCGTACCACTACTTCCGCGGCTCGATGCCCGGCGGCCGCATCAACATCGGTCTGCCCTACTACACGCGCGGCTTCAAGAACGTGCAGGGCGGCACCGACGGCCTGTGGGGCAAGGCCCCCGCGACCACCTGCCCGGCCGGCGCGGGCCTCACCAAGTGCGGTGACGGCGCCGTCGGCATCGACAACCTGTGGCACGACAAGGACACCAACGGGGTCGAGTCCCCGGCGGGCTCCAACCCGATGTGGCACGCCAAGAACCTGGAGAAGGGCGTCGTCGGCGACTACGTCACCAAGTACGGCTTCCCGGCGAACACCACCCTGACCGGCACCTACGTCCGCAAGTACGACTCCACCCTGGTGGCGCCGTGGCTGTGGAACGCCCAGAAGAAGGTCTTCCTCTCCACCGAGGACGAGCAGTCGGTGGCCGCCAAGGCCGACTACGTGGTGAACAAGGGCATCGGCGGCACCATGGTCTGGGAGCTCGCGGGCGACTACTCGTACAACGCGGCCAAGGGCCAGTACGAGGTCGGCGACACGCTCACCGACACGATGTACCAGAAGTTCAAGTCCGCCTCCCCCTACGGCGCGAAGAAGGCGGGCGCCACCGCGCTGCCGACACAGGCCGTCGACATCAGGACGGAGTTCACCGAGTTCAAGCTGGGCGACTCCAACTACCCGCTCACCCCCAAGCTGAAGATCACCAACAACACGAACGCCACCCTGCCCGGCGGCACCGAGTTCCGGTTCGACTACGGCACCTCCGCCCCGAACAACGCCTCCGACCAGTCCGGCTTCGGCACGACCGTGATCAGCAGCGGCCACACCGGCAACAACGTCGGCGGCCTGAAGGGCGACTTCCAGCGGGTCTCCCTCAAGCTCCCGGCCTGGCAGACGCTGGCCCCCGGCGCCTCCGTCGACCTGGCGTTCAACTACTACCTGCCGGTGTCCACCCCCTCCAACTGGACGGTGACCATCTCCGGCACCACCTACGCCCTGGCCGGCGACCTGGCCCGCGGCACGACGCTGGTGCAGCCCGGCAGCACCCAGCCCCCGACCACACCCCCCACCACTCCCCCGACCACCCCGCCCACCACACCCCCCACGACCCCGCCGACCACGCCTCCGGGCGGAACCTGCACCAACCCGGCGTACGTGGCGCGCACGATCTACAACAGCGGCAACGTCGTCTCCCACAAGGGCCGCAACTGGAAGGCCCAGTGGTGGACGCAGAACGAGGAGCCCGGCACCACCGGTGACTGGGGTGTCTGGAAGGACCAGGGCGCCTGCTGA
- a CDS encoding nicotinamide mononucleotide transporter family protein, with protein MSALTWLNAEAFTVFGQKVIWSDMIGNLMGLAALALGWRRSIWTWPAQLLSGLILIAAYASAHLAGGVGKQLLVIGVAVWGWRAWQLGRQKAQDGSIAVRTATWKERGLLLAGAALGTLAVGGLFTLFPNLSWSPWADAYIFVGTIVAMVAQARGLVEFWFAWLLVDLVGVPLAFTNGLAFSGLVYVVYFALVLWGAYDWYQRSRTTPAPALEGATA; from the coding sequence GTGAGCGCCCTGACCTGGCTCAACGCGGAGGCCTTCACCGTCTTCGGCCAGAAGGTCATCTGGTCCGACATGATCGGCAACCTGATGGGCCTGGCCGCGCTCGCCCTCGGCTGGCGCCGCTCCATATGGACCTGGCCCGCCCAGCTCCTCTCCGGCCTGATCCTCATCGCCGCCTACGCCTCCGCCCACCTCGCCGGCGGCGTCGGCAAGCAGCTCCTCGTCATCGGCGTGGCCGTGTGGGGCTGGCGCGCCTGGCAGCTCGGCCGCCAGAAGGCCCAGGACGGCTCCATCGCCGTGCGCACCGCCACCTGGAAGGAACGCGGGCTGCTCCTGGCCGGCGCGGCACTCGGCACCCTCGCCGTCGGCGGCCTCTTCACGCTCTTCCCGAACCTGTCGTGGAGCCCGTGGGCCGACGCCTACATCTTCGTCGGCACCATCGTCGCGATGGTGGCCCAGGCCCGCGGTCTCGTGGAGTTCTGGTTCGCCTGGCTCCTCGTCGACCTGGTCGGCGTCCCTCTCGCCTTCACCAACGGCCTGGCCTTCTCCGGCCTCGTCTACGTCGTGTACTTCGCCCTCGTGCTGTGGGGCGCCTACGACTGGTACCAGCGTTCTCGCACCACCCCCGCCCCGGCCCTGGAAGGAGCAACGGCATGA